GATCCAGCCTCGAAGCCGAAGTCACGCTGCCTGACCTTCCGGCCTCGCCCGAAGAACTGGCCGAGCTGTTCATCGTCTCGGCCGTTCGCCAAGGCGACGCGTTCGGGGTGACCAAGACCGAAAATCACAAATGCGGCCGCTGCTGGCGCTTCCTTCCCGAAGTGAAGGCCGACGGCGAGCTCGACCATCGCTGCGAGGAAGTCCTGAATGCTTAAGCTATGGCTGTCCTACAGGGCGGCATCCGTGCATGCTGCCAGCAATCGCCGGACAACGTCGCGTTCGGAACCGGAAGTCAGAAACATGCGCGTCACTGCGAACATCGGGAACATCCGCGGGGCAGCGGCATGAATTTCCGCTCCGGATATTTCGTTGCGCTGATCGTGTTTGCGCTCGACCAGCTCGTGAAGTGGGTCGTCACCGGGTCGCTCGGTATCGACCGCATCGGCGACCAGCTCACTATCACGCCCTTCTTCAACTTTACCTACACCGAAAACAACGGCATCTCGCTCGGCCTGTTCAACGCGACGACCGAAGTTGGTCGGTGGATGCTCGTCGCGGTGACCGCTGCTATCGCGCTCGCCGTCGGCGTCTGGATCACGCGCGAGAAGAACCGTGTCGACCAAATTGCGCTCGGAATGGTGCTCGGCGGCGCCCTCGGTAACATCCTCGACCGCGTCCGCCACGGCTATGTCACCGACTTCGCCGACCTTCATTTTGGCGAATGGCGGCCGTTTTTGATATTCAATGTTGGCGATGCCGCGATTAGCATTGCCGTGGTGATCCTGTTGCTGCGCGCGTTCCTGACCCGTAAGGAAGGCCCCAAGGAGACAATCGAACATGCGTAAAGTCTTTGCCGTCGCTGTCGTGCTGGCCGCCGCCGCTACCGTTGGCGCATGCGCCCACAAGCAGACGCCGGACGAATTTGCGGTCGCGCGCAATGCGCCTTTGATCGTGCCACCGGACTTCAACCTCGCGCCGCCGGTCGCCGGCACCGCCGGAATCAGCGCGGGCGAAGCGCAACAGCAGGCGATCGACGCCTTGTTCGGCGGCCCGGCGCCGCGCCCGCTTGGCGAGATGAGCATGCTTGACGTCGCCGGCCGCGATAGCGCGCAGCTCGGCATCCGCTCGACCGTCCGCGATCCCAACACGCGCGTCGTCGACAAGGGGCCGATGACCGTGACGATCCTCAATGCGCCGCAGGCCGATTCCAGTCTCGCCTCGGCGCAGGCGCAATAACCAGCTATAGTAACGCGTTCATCCATTCAGCGGGGCACAACCTTAGGATTTTGATGGCCGAAGAAAGTCTCACCGCACGCCTCGCAGAGGTGGAATCCATGCTCGACCGGTCGCGCCGGCGCTTCGAAGAAGGCGTCCGGCTGGTCGAGGACGCTCACCGCATTCTCGCCGACCTGCAGCAGGCGCTGATCGGTAGCCCGCGCAGCATCTCGCCGGAGGACAGCGAGGAAGCGGCGTCGCGGTTGCTGTCGTCGCTCAAGGCGACCGGCGGCGAAATGCCCGAAAGCCTTTGCGGCGGCCGCCTGTCGGTCGACCAGGTGCA
This portion of the Sphingomonas limnosediminicola genome encodes:
- the lspA gene encoding signal peptidase II, which produces MNFRSGYFVALIVFALDQLVKWVVTGSLGIDRIGDQLTITPFFNFTYTENNGISLGLFNATTEVGRWMLVAVTAAIALAVGVWITREKNRVDQIALGMVLGGALGNILDRVRHGYVTDFADLHFGEWRPFLIFNVGDAAISIAVVILLLRAFLTRKEGPKETIEHA
- a CDS encoding DUF3035 domain-containing protein, whose amino-acid sequence is MRKVFAVAVVLAAAATVGACAHKQTPDEFAVARNAPLIVPPDFNLAPPVAGTAGISAGEAQQQAIDALFGGPAPRPLGEMSMLDVAGRDSAQLGIRSTVRDPNTRVVDKGPMTVTILNAPQADSSLASAQAQ